The Synechocystis sp. PCC 6714 genome includes the window AGGGTGTCCCAAGCTCCGGTGGGGGATTACCAAAGCGGCATTGCCTGCCATGGCCCCCTTAGTTCCTCTGTGTTAGATGCGGCGGCTCTGCTGGATGTGATGGAAGGTTATATAACGGGAGATCCCTATTGGTTGCCCTCCCCCGATCGCCCTTTTTTAGAAACCACAGAGGAAGCCCCTGGTGAGTTGCGCCTAGCCTATGCTTTTTCCCTGCCCCCCTTTACTAGCACCCCAGTCATTCAAGGGGCTGTGACCAAGGCGATCGCCGTTTGTGAAAATTTAGGCCACCAATTGGAAGAGGCCTGTTTTGATGTCACTCGTTTGATTGAACCCTTTGCCCAAATTTGGAAAGCGGGGGTGGGGGCTTCCGGCATTCCTTTGCCTTTGCTGGAGCCGGTTAATCAATGGTTAGGGGAAACCAGCGGCACTGCGGGAGACTATCTACGGGGGGTGAGGGATATGCAGGTCATTTCCCGCCAAATTGTTACTTTTATGGGGCAGTATGACGCTTTAATTCTGCCCGTTTTCAACCACCAACCACCTAAAGTGGGGGAATGGGCCCATTTAGCTCCCCCCAATGTAGTACAGAAGATTATTGAGTGGATTGCCCCCTGTCCCCCCGCCAATGCGGCTGGATTACCGGCGATCGCCATTCCGGTGGGATTTGATGGGCAGGGTTTACCGCTCAGTGTGCAAATTATTGGCAAGCCCGCCGCCGATGCCACAGTGCTAGCATTGGCCTACCAACTGGAGCAACAGTTGCAGTTCAATGTTCCCAGGCAATTACCGCCCCATTTCCCTGGCTAAAGAACTCTCAAGATTGGTTTCAATAATTTAAATTTAATTCCTCCAGAATTGAGGGCTAGGGGGCTTTCAGCAGTTTTCTAAAGCAAGCCGACAAAATGTAACGGCCCTTGGCCGCTGATCAGTTCCACCAATAGGGCAATGAATCCCAACATAGCTAAGCGGCCATTCCACACCTCCGCCGCTGTGGTCAAACCCCATTCCCAGCGTTCCTGGGGATACATTTTCATGTTCTTTTTCGGATGGGGCACCGTTTCAAAGGTACAGGGAGGATCATTGAGGGAATCCAGCACCATCTGGGCCAGGGCATCGATGAAAACCGGATGGGTGTTCAGGGCTGGCACCCGTTGAAAATTATTAATGCCGGCTTCCTCGGCAATTTCCCGGTACTCAATGTCGATCTCTTGCAAGGTTTCAATATGTTCAGAAACAAAACTAATGGGCACCACCAATAAATCGTTTACCCCTTCGGCTCCCAGTTCCTGCAAAGCCTGTTCTGTATAAGGTTTGAGCCACTCCACGGGGCCCACCCGACTTTGATAAGCCAGGGTGTATTGATTGGGACGATCTAAGGTCCGCATAATTAAACGGGTACAGGCCTCAATTTCCGCTTGGTAGGGGTCTCCCGCTTCGTCCACATAACTTTGGGGCACGCCGTGGGCACTGAAAAAAATATGGGCTTGGTCTGGATTGGGAAATTTTTTTAACTCTTCGGCAATTAAGTCCGCCATGGCTTGGAGGTAACCAGGGTGATCGTACCAGGAAGGAATGAGGGTGTAGTCCAACTGCCGCAGACTCGGATCACTGCGCCACATCTCTTCCAAAACCCGGAAGCTAGAACCACTGGTACTAATGGAAAAATGGGGATACAGAGGTAAAATCACCAACCTTTGCAGGCGATCGCCCTTAATTTCTTCAATGGCCTCTTCGGTGAAAGGATGCCAGTAGCGCATGCCAATGTAAACCTTTGCATTCTGGCCGAGACGATCAAGATGAGTCATCAAGGCAGAGGCTTGGGCTTCGGTAATCTGCAGTAAAGGAGAACCACCGCCAATTTCAGCATAGTTAGCCTGGGATTTTTTCGCCCGCAGGGTAGAAATTAGCCATGCCAGGGGTTTCTGCAACCAGGGAAAAGGCAGACGAATAATTTCTGGATCCGCAAACAGGTTAAAAAGGAAGGGGCGTACATCCTCTAACTTCTCCGGTCCGCCAAGATTTAGCAGTAAGACCCCAACACGACCCATAATTGTTAAGTTTAATAGGATAATTTTTCAGTTTCTTTACCAAGTGTAACAATAGATGGCGAAAAGGAAAGAATCCCAGCTTACAAACATCGCCCCAATTTCTTCCTAGGCCATGGCAACTATTTTCCGCACTTGGAGTTATCAATATCCTTGGGTCTATGCTTTGGTTTCCCGCCTCGCTACCTTAAACGTGGGGGGAGAAAAGCGTTTTCACCAATTACCGTTACGGGGTTTAGTAATTTCCCCAGGTCAAAAAGTTTTGGACCTCTGTTGTGGGGGCGGCCAGGCCACTGCCCACTTGGTACAAACTGGAGCCACTGTGGTGGGACTCGATGCTTCCCCCAAAGCCTTGGCCAAGGCAAAAACTAACGTGCCCCAAGCCACCTATGTGCAGGGTTTAGCTGAGGATTTACCCTTTGGGGATCAAGAGTTTGATCTAGTGCATACCAGTGTGGCTTTGCACGAAATGAACCCAGAACAACTAGAGGGCATTATTAGCGGGGTGGAAAGGGTGCTGAAATCTGGGGGCATTTTCACCTTGGTGGATTTGCATCGCCCCAGCAATTGGCTATTTTGGCCCCCTTTGGCTATTTTCATGGGTTTGTTTGAAACGGAAACGGCCTGGCAGTTAATCAACACAGACTTAGTCGCATTACTGGAACAAGCTGGCTTTACCGTTGTCAACCATAGTCTCTATGCCGGGGGCAGTCTACAAGTAATTCAAGCCAGGGCGGATAAAGTTGAAACCAAACTCTAATCTAGCCAGACAAAAGCACCATCGCCTTCTATCACCTCGCCAATGGGATTAGCTACCAACCCTTGGCCCTGGAAAAAGTCGAGGGTAGCTTGGCCTTGGTCGGGGGCAACGATGACGACAAAACCCACGCCGAGGTTAAAGGTTTCCAACATGGCAGTGGGATTAACTTGCCCCTTTTCCGCCAACCAGTTAAATACAGGTAAGGGTTGCCAACTTCCAGCTTTAACTTGAACTGACTGTCCTGGCCCCAAACAGCGGGGTAGATTTTCCGGTAGTCCGCCGCCGGTAATATGGGCCATGCCGTGGACGTTAATGCCCGACTTCAGTAACGCTTGGATGGGTTTGACATAGATCCTGGTAGGTTCTAGGAAGATTTCTCCCAAAGACTTGCGCCCCCACCCGGGTAAACAATCGGACCATTGCCAACCGTTACTGTCGATGATTTTTCGCACCAGACTAAAGCCATTACTGTGGACCCCGGAACTCTCCACGGCGATCGCCACGTCGCCAATTTGTACCTGGGAGCCGTTTAGAAGTTGGGCTTTTTCCACAATGCCCACCGCAAAGCCCGCCGCATCATATTCCCCCGCTCCATAAAAGCCAGGCATTTCCGCCGTTTCTCCCCCCAACAGGGCACAGCCAGATTGCTTACACCCCTCCACAATGCCCGTCACCACATCTGCTAGTTGGGCTGGTTCTAGTTTACCTGTCGCTAAATAGTCGAGAAAATATAGGGGTTCCGCCCCCGTGGTCAGAATATCGTTTACGCACATGGCCACTAAATCAATGCCAATGGTGTGGTGCCGGTCCATGGCCTGGGCAATTTTTAACTTAGTGCCCACCCCATCCGTGCCAGAAACCAGCACCGGTGCTTTGTAACCAGCGGGAATTTCAAACAACCCGGCGAAACCGCCAATGCCCCCGATCACCTCCGGGCGAAAAGTGCTTTCCACCTGCTGCCGAATGCGGCTGACAAATTCCCGTCCCGCTTCCACATCCACACCCGCTTGCCGATAATCCATGTCGTTTTTTGTTTACTGAAACTTAACCAGAGTTAACAATCTCCTGCCCGAATTTTACAAGAGATTGCGGAGAGGTTTGAGGTCGGGGATTCTGGGTTAGGCTCAGCAATAGGAGCCTCTCAGGTATTTTTTATGAACAACCCCAGCAATGAATCCCTCCGCAACGTGGCCATTGTCGGCCCCTATGGCAGTGGCAAAACCACTTTGCTCGAAAGTATTTTGTGGGTTAGTGGCAGTATCACCCGCAAGGGTAGTATTAAAGACGGCAATACGGTGAGTGATAGTAGTCCCGAAGCTAAGGCTCGCCAAATGAGTGTGGAGGTAAGCATTGCAGGCATTGATTACGAAGGTTTGCGCCTAAATTTCCTTGATTGTCCAGGCTCCATCGAATTTGCCCAGGAAACCTATGGGGCTTTGATCGGGGCTGGCACAGCAGTGATCGTCTGTGAGGCCGACGTAAGTCGAGTGATGACCTTAGCCCCTTTGCTTAAGTTTTTGGATGATTGGACCATTCCCCATCTGGTTTTCATTAACAAAATGGAGCGGGCAAAGCAACCCTTTGGAGAAGTGTTGCAGGCGTTAAAAACTGTTTCTTCTCGGCCCCTGATTCCCCAACAATATCCTATTTACCAAGGGGAAGAATTACGGGGCTATATTGATCTGATCACAGAGCAGGCCTATCAATACCACAATGGCAGTGCCGCCGATCCCATTGCTTTACCGCCAGAATTAGCCGGGGCAGAACACAAAGCTCGCCAGGAAATGTTGGAGGCGTTGGCGGATTTTGACGATCGCCTGTTGGAGGAGTTGATGGAGGAGGTGGAACCGGCCCAAGCGGAAATTGAAGCGGACTTCAAACAGGAGTTGGGGGCGGATTTAATTGTACCGGTGGTCATTGGGGTGGCGGAACAGGATTTTGGTGTACGACCATTGCTGGATGTGTTGATCAAAGAGGCTTCTGATCCCAGTGTTACGGCCGATCGCCGGGGTTTAAGCACCGATGGTTCGGGGCCTGTCATTGCCCAGGTGTTGAAAACCTATTTCACTCCCCAGGGTCGGTTATCCCTGGCCCGCATTTGGCAAGGCACATTGCAGGATTCCGATAGTCTTAACGGCCAACGGTTGGGGGGAATTTACCGTTTATTTGGCGGCCAACAAACTCCCGTGCAAACGGCCACTGTGGGGGAAATCGTCGGCTTAGCCCGTTTGGAAAATGTTCGGACTGGCACAACCCTTTCCACCGTAGAAGTGGAACCTTTGCCCTTTGTTGATCCCCTGCCCCCGCTCTATGGCCTGGCGATCGCCCCGGAACAACGCAAGGATGAGGTCAAACTCAGCGCTGCTTTGGCCAAACTAGTGGAAGAAGACCCCTCTTTAACCTGGGAACAGAACAGTGAAACCCAGGAAGTCATCCTTTGGGGCCAGGGGGAAATTCACCTCAAAGTGGCTTTGGAACGGTTGCAAAGACAATATAAACTGCCCATGGTCAGCCAGCAACCCCAAGTTCCCTATAAAGAAACCATCCGTAAAGCCACAGAAATTCACGGCCGTTACAAGCATCAAACTGGTGGCCATGGCGCCTTTGGGGATGTTTATCTCACCATTAAACCGTTGGAGCGGGGAGTCGGCTTTAGCTTTAGCGAAACCATTGTGGGGGGCGTAGTGCCCAAACAGTACATCCCTGGGGTGGAAATGGGGGTCCGGGAATATCTGGAAAAAGGCCCCTTGGGTTACCCGGTGGTGGATTTAGCCGTTACGTTAACCGATGGTTCCTACCACAACGTTGATAGTTCCGAACAGGCCTTTAAACAGGCGGCCCGCCTAGGTATGGCGGAGGGAATGCCCCAATGTAATCCGGTGCTGTTGGAGCCAATTTTGAGCGTTAACGTCACCACCCCAACGGAATTTACTTCCCGGGTGTTGCAATTGGTGAGCGGCCACCGGGGCCAAATTCTCGGCTACGAAGGGCGATCGGACTGGAAAAGTTGGGATCAAGTCACAGCCCATTTACCCCAAGCAGAAATGCAGAATTTCATTATTGAGTTACGTTCCCTCACCCTGGGGGTGGGTACTTTTACTTGGCAATATGATCATCTCCAGGAGGTGCCCGATAGGTTTATGCCCAATCACTAATTCAAGGGCTTGCTCCCAATTCTTGACCCTCTGCACCGAGAGTTATAGTCGTTTCTAGTAAGACTGAGGCAATCAAATTCACCGAAAAGCTTGTCAATAAAGACTTAAGCAGTCTCGAAATTATTTGAAATGACTATAAAGGAACTTCCCCAATGAGCAAAAAGCAAAAGGGCGATCGCCAAATTATCTGCCCCAGATCATTTTTAGGGCAATGACCAACATGGCTCCGCCAAAGATTCGCCCCAGCAATTCATTGGAAATACTGGTGGCCACCCTGGCCCCAAAAAGACTGCCCAGCACAAACCCGACACAAATCAGTACTGCCACTCTGATATCCACATCTCCTTTTTGGTAGTAGGTCCAAGCCGCCGCTATGCCAATGGGGGGAACCATTAGGGCTAGGGTTGTGCCCTGGGCTAGATGTTGGGTAAAACCAAAACCAAACACCAGCACTGGCACAATAATTAGCCCGCCACCAATGCCAATTAAACCGCTAGCAAAGCCGGCCAGTAGACCTAAAACAATGAAACTAACAATGGCCACAAAACTTAGAGACATAGCCGAAAATGTGGAAATTTTTGCTTTCAGTGTAGGGCGGATTTGGGTATATTTCGCCATCCTTCCCCAATGTGAATCTTTAACAATGAGAGCTAGACCTTAGGCTTGGGCGATATTTTCCAAGGCCCAATTAATCCGTTCTTTAACGATCGCCTCTGGTTCTTGCTCTACAAAAGACCGGAGAAAATCCCTTAGGGGTTGGTGATAATGGGGGGCCTGCTTAGCTAAATTTTCCAAACCGGCGATCGCCCCATAGCGCACTACCCATTCTGGATCAGCACAAACTTTGATTAAAGTTTCGTAAATGATTTTTTGTACATTTCCCTGTTCCTCTGGCGGTAAAGTTTGCCAACGGAGAAAACCAAGACCCTTGGCCGCCGCCCGCCGTACACTCAGGGCAAAATCCGTCAAAGCTGCTTCCTGCAAAAGTTCTAACGCCCTTGGATCGCCAATGCCCGCACAGGCCCGGGTGGCCCAGGCCCTGGCCCCATAGTTGTAGCCGTCCATATTGGCCAGTAAATGGGGCATAGCCGCATCCCCGATTTCGATCAGCCCATCCACCGCCGCTACGGCCGCCCCCGGATTGTTGTAACGCAATACCGTGGTCAATGGAGGCACTGCCAATGGCGATCGGGTTGCCGCCAAAGCCCGTACTGCCCCTACCAACTTCTCGGCCGAGTCTGCGGTTTCCACTGCCTGAATTAATTGCTCTATTTCTGGAGCCGTTGCGGTGTTACCCTCCATGGTTTAATCCCTAAAGCCTAAACAGCATCATTCGTGGGAAATGGCGATCGCCGGATTTTCCATCGTTTGATCTAGGGCCGTTTGCAACATGGGCGTACCGGTCACGGAATTGGTGGCCAAGTTGAACAGGGGATTAGCTAAAATGCCAGCCAAAGAAGTTGCGATCAGAGTGGCCACAATGCCCACCTGCAGGGGCCGCATACCAGGTAAATTCCATTGGATAGCGGGATAGTTTTTGATCACATCGGACATTTCTTGGGGTTCCTTGACCACCATCATTTTCACCACC containing:
- a CDS encoding HEAT repeat domain-containing protein is translated as MEGNTATAPEIEQLIQAVETADSAEKLVGAVRALAATRSPLAVPPLTTVLRYNNPGAAVAAVDGLIEIGDAAMPHLLANMDGYNYGARAWATRACAGIGDPRALELLQEAALTDFALSVRRAAAKGLGFLRWQTLPPEEQGNVQKIIYETLIKVCADPEWVVRYGAIAGLENLAKQAPHYHQPLRDFLRSFVEQEPEAIVKERINWALENIAQA
- the hemH gene encoding ferrochelatase, with translation MGRVGVLLLNLGGPEKLEDVRPFLFNLFADPEIIRLPFPWLQKPLAWLISTLRAKKSQANYAEIGGGSPLLQITEAQASALMTHLDRLGQNAKVYIGMRYWHPFTEEAIEEIKGDRLQRLVILPLYPHFSISTSGSSFRVLEEMWRSDPSLRQLDYTLIPSWYDHPGYLQAMADLIAEELKKFPNPDQAHIFFSAHGVPQSYVDEAGDPYQAEIEACTRLIMRTLDRPNQYTLAYQSRVGPVEWLKPYTEQALQELGAEGVNDLLVVPISFVSEHIETLQEIDIEYREIAEEAGINNFQRVPALNTHPVFIDALAQMVLDSLNDPPCTFETVPHPKKNMKMYPQERWEWGLTTAAEVWNGRLAMLGFIALLVELISGQGPLHFVGLL
- a CDS encoding elongation factor G, coding for MNNPSNESLRNVAIVGPYGSGKTTLLESILWVSGSITRKGSIKDGNTVSDSSPEAKARQMSVEVSIAGIDYEGLRLNFLDCPGSIEFAQETYGALIGAGTAVIVCEADVSRVMTLAPLLKFLDDWTIPHLVFINKMERAKQPFGEVLQALKTVSSRPLIPQQYPIYQGEELRGYIDLITEQAYQYHNGSAADPIALPPELAGAEHKARQEMLEALADFDDRLLEELMEEVEPAQAEIEADFKQELGADLIVPVVIGVAEQDFGVRPLLDVLIKEASDPSVTADRRGLSTDGSGPVIAQVLKTYFTPQGRLSLARIWQGTLQDSDSLNGQRLGGIYRLFGGQQTPVQTATVGEIVGLARLENVRTGTTLSTVEVEPLPFVDPLPPLYGLAIAPEQRKDEVKLSAALAKLVEEDPSLTWEQNSETQEVILWGQGEIHLKVALERLQRQYKLPMVSQQPQVPYKETIRKATEIHGRYKHQTGGHGAFGDVYLTIKPLERGVGFSFSETIVGGVVPKQYIPGVEMGVREYLEKGPLGYPVVDLAVTLTDGSYHNVDSSEQAFKQAARLGMAEGMPQCNPVLLEPILSVNVTTPTEFTSRVLQLVSGHRGQILGYEGRSDWKSWDQVTAHLPQAEMQNFIIELRSLTLGVGTFTWQYDHLQEVPDRFMPNH
- a CDS encoding class I SAM-dependent methyltransferase, translated to MATIFRTWSYQYPWVYALVSRLATLNVGGEKRFHQLPLRGLVISPGQKVLDLCCGGGQATAHLVQTGATVVGLDASPKALAKAKTNVPQATYVQGLAEDLPFGDQEFDLVHTSVALHEMNPEQLEGIISGVERVLKSGGIFTLVDLHRPSNWLFWPPLAIFMGLFETETAWQLINTDLVALLEQAGFTVVNHSLYAGGSLQVIQARADKVETKL
- a CDS encoding amidase gives rise to the protein MTDFCLLTALDIAQLIRTRQVSPLEVTQYYLDRLGRHNRLLGSFAYVGQESAIADAKEKTEYLAGMGNSEPLPPFFGVPMAVKDLNCVAGMPVSYGVAALRENLATYDDGVVAKMKAAGFTILGKTVTSQLGSFPYTEPPGFLPARNPWHLDHTAGGSSGGSAAAVAAALVPIAQGSDGGGSVRTPAACCGLVGFKPSRGRVSQAPVGDYQSGIACHGPLSSSVLDAAALLDVMEGYITGDPYWLPSPDRPFLETTEEAPGELRLAYAFSLPPFTSTPVIQGAVTKAIAVCENLGHQLEEACFDVTRLIEPFAQIWKAGVGASGIPLPLLEPVNQWLGETSGTAGDYLRGVRDMQVISRQIVTFMGQYDALILPVFNHQPPKVGEWAHLAPPNVVQKIIEWIAPCPPANAAGLPAIAIPVGFDGQGLPLSVQIIGKPAADATVLALAYQLEQQLQFNVPRQLPPHFPG
- the purM gene encoding phosphoribosylformylglycinamidine cyclo-ligase, with product MDYRQAGVDVEAGREFVSRIRQQVESTFRPEVIGGIGGFAGLFEIPAGYKAPVLVSGTDGVGTKLKIAQAMDRHHTIGIDLVAMCVNDILTTGAEPLYFLDYLATGKLEPAQLADVVTGIVEGCKQSGCALLGGETAEMPGFYGAGEYDAAGFAVGIVEKAQLLNGSQVQIGDVAIAVESSGVHSNGFSLVRKIIDSNGWQWSDCLPGWGRKSLGEIFLEPTRIYVKPIQALLKSGINVHGMAHITGGGLPENLPRCLGPGQSVQVKAGSWQPLPVFNWLAEKGQVNPTAMLETFNLGVGFVVIVAPDQGQATLDFFQGQGLVANPIGEVIEGDGAFVWLD
- a CDS encoding sulfite exporter TauE/SafE family protein — protein: MSLSFVAIVSFIVLGLLAGFASGLIGIGGGLIIVPVLVFGFGFTQHLAQGTTLALMVPPIGIAAAWTYYQKGDVDIRVAVLICVGFVLGSLFGARVATSISNELLGRIFGGAMLVIALKMIWGR